From a single Mycolicibacterium moriokaense genomic region:
- a CDS encoding ABC transporter ATP-binding protein produces MIGNLLRLIPAEHRSVLISYTALTFVSVILRAAAALLLVPLLGALFNVTPADALTWLGALTAVTAVGWVVDMTLARIGYRIGFALVNDTQHRMADRLTDIPLGWFTADNTAMARQAIAASAPDVVAFVANLLTPFLGAVLLPAAITVGLFFVSWQLGAAAAITLPLLLGALVASQRIVRAADAADSRAHNALTERILEFARTQQALRASRRATAARSQTGATVTAAQGATMRLLLFQIPGQLLFSVASQIALIALAGTITTLAVRGGIGAPEAVALLIVTVRFLEPFTVLADLSTAVESSRGVLANLRSIIDGPRSAQSADGAGSRIGNSPRIEFRDVSFRYDGSDTDVLSGLNFVLEPGTTTAIVGPSGSGKSTILSLIAGLHTPDRGQILVDGTDIGELDARTRRELVSMVFQHPYLFDGPLKDNIRAGHPDADDKDVRDAMALARVDEIVSRLPDGDTTRVGEAGAALSGGERQRVSIARALVKPAGVLLIDEATSALDNENEASVTDAIRDDPRGRTRVIVAHRLGAIRNADQVLFIAEGMIVEQGGIDELTQRGGHFAEFWRKQEKSSGWRIASVRA; encoded by the coding sequence ATGATCGGCAATCTTCTCCGCCTGATTCCCGCCGAACACCGCAGCGTGCTGATCTCCTACACGGCACTGACTTTCGTCTCTGTGATCCTGCGGGCCGCGGCCGCGCTGCTGCTGGTGCCACTGCTCGGCGCCCTGTTCAATGTCACACCCGCTGATGCGCTGACCTGGCTCGGTGCGCTCACCGCGGTCACCGCGGTCGGCTGGGTTGTCGACATGACCCTGGCGCGCATCGGTTACCGCATCGGTTTCGCACTGGTCAACGACACCCAGCATCGGATGGCCGATCGGCTGACTGACATTCCGCTGGGCTGGTTCACCGCCGACAACACCGCAATGGCGCGTCAGGCCATCGCCGCGAGCGCGCCCGATGTCGTCGCGTTCGTCGCGAACCTGCTGACCCCGTTCCTCGGTGCGGTGCTGCTGCCCGCCGCCATCACGGTCGGATTGTTCTTCGTCTCTTGGCAACTCGGGGCCGCCGCGGCGATCACGCTGCCGCTGCTGCTGGGCGCGCTGGTGGCCAGTCAGCGGATCGTGCGCGCGGCCGACGCGGCCGACTCGCGGGCGCACAACGCGCTGACCGAGCGGATCCTGGAGTTCGCGCGCACCCAACAGGCGTTGCGCGCGAGCCGACGGGCGACCGCTGCGCGCAGCCAGACCGGTGCTACGGTGACGGCCGCGCAGGGCGCGACTATGCGGCTGCTGCTGTTCCAGATTCCCGGGCAGCTGTTGTTCAGCGTGGCGAGCCAGATCGCGCTCATCGCGCTGGCAGGCACGATCACGACGCTCGCGGTGCGCGGTGGGATCGGCGCGCCGGAAGCCGTGGCACTGCTCATCGTCACAGTGCGGTTCCTCGAGCCCTTCACCGTGCTGGCCGACCTGTCCACCGCGGTCGAGTCGTCGCGCGGCGTCCTCGCGAATCTGCGCAGCATCATCGACGGGCCCCGCAGCGCGCAGAGCGCCGATGGCGCCGGCTCCCGGATCGGCAATTCGCCTCGAATCGAATTCCGCGATGTCAGCTTCCGCTACGACGGCTCCGACACCGACGTACTGTCCGGCCTGAACTTCGTCCTCGAGCCGGGGACCACGACGGCGATCGTCGGGCCGTCGGGTTCGGGTAAGAGCACGATCCTGTCGTTGATCGCCGGCTTGCACACCCCCGACCGCGGCCAGATCCTGGTCGACGGCACCGATATCGGCGAACTCGATGCGCGCACGCGTCGCGAGCTGGTGAGCATGGTGTTCCAGCATCCGTATCTGTTCGACGGTCCACTCAAGGACAACATCCGCGCCGGCCACCCGGACGCCGACGACAAAGATGTCCGAGATGCCATGGCGCTCGCGCGCGTCGACGAGATCGTCTCGCGCCTGCCCGACGGGGATACGACCCGGGTCGGCGAGGCGGGTGCCGCGCTGTCCGGCGGTGAGCGTCAACGGGTCAGCATCGCCCGCGCACTCGTGAAGCCTGCGGGGGTACTGCTGATCGACGAGGCGACCAGCGCACTGGACAACGAGAACGAGGCGTCGGTCACCGATGCGATCCGAGACGACCCACGCGGACGCACCCGTGTCATCGTCGCGCATCGCCTGGGCGCGATCCGCAACGCCGACCAGGTATTGTTCATCGCCGAGGGCATGATCGTCGAGCAGGGTGGGATCGACGAACTGACCCAGCGCGGTGGGCATTTCGCCGAGTTCTGGCGCAAGCAGGAGAAGAGTTCCGGCTGGCGGATCGCCTCAGTCCGTGCCTAG
- a CDS encoding 16S rRNA (uracil(1498)-N(3))-methyltransferase, translating into MTGDPPRFAGALFYVDALPAVGELAVVEGDEGFHAANVRRIRAGEKLDLSDGLGAIARCVVEDVGKGTLTARVLDLRAVPEPTPRITVVQAVPKSDRSELAIELATEAGADAFVAWQASRCVARWDAQARVDKGLRRWRAVARSAARQSRRAHIPTVSGVVSTTELVERVRDIAETPVLVLHESATRPITEVPVAEVASLLLVVGPEGGIANDEIAALTGAGATAVRLGPTVLRTSTAAAVALGALGVLTNRWADPGSASTKPG; encoded by the coding sequence GTGACAGGGGACCCTCCTCGCTTCGCGGGTGCGCTTTTCTACGTCGATGCGCTGCCCGCAGTGGGTGAGCTCGCCGTCGTGGAGGGTGACGAGGGCTTTCACGCGGCGAACGTCCGCCGGATCCGGGCGGGTGAAAAGCTCGATCTGAGCGATGGTCTGGGTGCGATCGCCCGCTGCGTCGTCGAGGACGTCGGCAAGGGCACGCTGACCGCCCGGGTGTTGGACCTGCGGGCCGTCCCGGAACCCACACCGCGCATCACCGTTGTGCAGGCCGTGCCCAAGTCAGACCGCTCCGAACTGGCCATCGAGTTGGCCACCGAGGCGGGCGCCGACGCGTTCGTCGCCTGGCAGGCATCGCGCTGCGTCGCGCGCTGGGACGCGCAGGCCCGCGTCGACAAGGGGTTGCGGCGCTGGCGGGCCGTCGCCCGGTCGGCCGCGAGGCAGTCGCGGCGAGCGCACATCCCGACCGTCAGCGGTGTGGTCTCGACTACTGAGTTGGTGGAGCGAGTGCGTGACATCGCGGAGACGCCGGTGCTGGTCCTGCATGAATCCGCGACACGGCCGATCACCGAAGTGCCTGTGGCAGAGGTGGCTTCGCTGCTGCTCGTCGTCGGCCCGGAAGGCGGCATCGCCAACGACGAGATTGCGGCACTGACCGGGGCAGGGGCAACGGCGGTGCGGCTCGGGCCGACGGTGCTGCGCACCTCGACCGCGGCGGCCGTCGCGTTGGGCGCCCTCGGCGTGCTCACCAATCGGTGGGCCGATCCGGGGTCGGCGTCCACGAAGCCCGGCTAG
- a CDS encoding response regulator: MAETTRVVLADDDVLLRAGLASLLEGAGFDVVGEAGDGEQLLSLVRAMRPELVVTDIRMPPTNTSEGLDAARLIRQDLPDTAIMVLSAHVVVEDAMDLLAAGDRVGYLLKSRITDVTDFIDSLERVARGASVVDPALVRELVSARKRDDPLSVLSEREAEVLALMAEGRSNAGIAHRIWVTEGTVEKHIRSIMNKLNLPETGEDHRRVLAVLAFLESR, encoded by the coding sequence ATGGCGGAGACGACGCGGGTGGTGCTTGCCGACGACGACGTGCTGCTTCGGGCGGGCCTGGCGAGCCTGCTCGAAGGCGCGGGATTCGACGTCGTCGGCGAGGCGGGTGACGGCGAGCAGCTGCTGAGCCTCGTCCGCGCCATGCGGCCCGAGCTCGTGGTGACCGACATCCGTATGCCGCCGACCAATACCAGCGAGGGCCTCGACGCCGCCCGGCTGATCCGGCAGGACCTGCCGGACACCGCGATCATGGTGCTATCGGCACATGTCGTCGTCGAGGACGCGATGGATCTGTTGGCGGCGGGGGACCGGGTGGGTTACCTGCTCAAGAGCCGCATCACCGATGTCACCGATTTCATCGATTCACTCGAGCGGGTCGCGCGCGGGGCGTCGGTCGTCGATCCGGCCCTGGTGCGCGAGCTCGTATCGGCCCGCAAGCGCGACGATCCGCTGAGCGTGTTGAGCGAGCGGGAGGCCGAGGTGCTGGCGCTGATGGCCGAGGGTCGGTCGAATGCCGGTATCGCGCATCGTATTTGGGTCACGGAGGGCACCGTCGAGAAGCACATCCGCAGCATCATGAACAAGCTGAACCTGCCCGAGACGGGCGAGGATCACCGCCGGGTGCTGGCGGTGCTGGCCTTCCTGGAATCGCGCTAG
- a CDS encoding ABC transporter ATP-binding protein/permease, with product MGRGLQGALLRGFGGRDHEATVLEVARIAPHFVRVTMSSPTLFEDVIVEPTAFLRFWFPDPDGSDSEFQRIYTIVWAEPDAGRFAVDMVLHEPSGPASHWAANAEPGMTLPVVSLGSRGFHVPDELPAGFLLIGDSASIPAINTILAVIPADVDVEVYLERHTPDDELIPIADHPRRRLHWVDRTDDPALAAAIEDRDWSDWYAWAGPEAGSLKHLRKRLRETFGFPKTDLHAQAYWTQGREMGSRRDGERDEPVTTVAEAPEAPKGRWRSQAAKDLLAPVKPQLIATGVLELLITLLQLAPFIVLVELARQLLAGAGETALRGTLIVFVALLGAGALLSAGLLLWLHVVDMRFSAAVRRRLLDKLARVPLGWFTQRGSGAVKKLIQDDTLALHYLVTHAVSDAVAAVIAPLAVLVYLFVVDWRLALILFLPILVYIITTWTMVYQSGPKITEASRWAERMNTEAAAYLEGQPVIRVFGGAAASSFHRSLDDYIEFLNVWQRPFIGKKTFMDLVTRPSTFLWLIASAGTLFVISGAMEPTTLLPFLILGTTFGTRLLGIAFGFGGLREGMQAARRIAVTLDEDELVTVDSEASATAPAPGTVTFENVGFGYRPGVPVIHDVSFTLRPGTVTALVGPSGSGKSTLASLLARFHDIDTGAIRIDGRDVRSLTPDELYTKVGFVFQDVQLVHGSVHDNIALARPDASLDDVKAAATHAQIHDRIMRLPNGYDTVLGANSQLSGGERQRLTIARALLADTPILIMDEATAFADPESEYLVQQALGRLIQNRTVLVIAHRLHTVTEADQIVVLDHGRIAETGTHTELLNADGRYRQLWDNRLGETRAQSVLTGEATR from the coding sequence ATGGGTAGAGGTTTGCAGGGCGCCCTGCTGCGGGGCTTCGGTGGGCGCGACCACGAGGCCACCGTCCTCGAAGTCGCGAGGATCGCACCGCATTTCGTGCGGGTCACCATGTCGTCCCCGACCCTGTTCGAGGACGTCATCGTTGAGCCGACGGCGTTTCTGCGGTTCTGGTTTCCCGATCCCGACGGCAGCGACAGCGAATTTCAGCGCATCTACACGATCGTGTGGGCCGAACCCGATGCAGGCCGGTTCGCGGTCGACATGGTGTTGCACGAACCGTCCGGTCCCGCGAGCCATTGGGCCGCCAACGCCGAACCGGGCATGACCCTGCCGGTGGTCTCGCTGGGATCCAGGGGCTTTCATGTCCCCGACGAGCTGCCGGCCGGCTTCCTGTTGATCGGCGACTCGGCGTCGATACCCGCCATCAACACGATCCTCGCGGTGATCCCCGCCGATGTGGACGTCGAGGTGTACCTGGAACGCCACACCCCCGACGACGAACTCATCCCCATCGCGGACCATCCGCGTCGGCGTCTGCACTGGGTCGACAGAACCGACGACCCCGCGCTCGCCGCGGCGATCGAGGATCGCGACTGGTCGGACTGGTACGCGTGGGCGGGGCCCGAGGCCGGCTCGCTCAAGCATCTGCGCAAGCGGCTGCGCGAGACGTTCGGATTCCCGAAGACCGATCTGCACGCGCAGGCGTACTGGACGCAGGGCCGCGAGATGGGCAGCCGCCGCGACGGCGAGCGCGACGAACCGGTGACCACCGTCGCCGAAGCACCCGAAGCGCCCAAGGGCCGGTGGCGTTCGCAGGCGGCCAAGGATCTGCTGGCGCCGGTGAAACCGCAACTGATTGCCACCGGCGTCCTCGAGCTGCTGATCACGTTGCTGCAGTTGGCCCCGTTCATCGTGTTGGTCGAGCTGGCCAGACAGCTGTTGGCCGGTGCGGGCGAAACGGCGCTACGGGGAACGCTGATCGTCTTCGTTGCGCTGCTGGGGGCCGGCGCACTACTGAGCGCCGGACTTCTGTTGTGGCTGCATGTAGTTGACATGCGCTTCAGCGCAGCGGTGCGCCGACGGCTGCTCGACAAGCTGGCTCGGGTGCCGCTGGGCTGGTTCACGCAACGCGGGTCGGGCGCGGTCAAGAAACTCATCCAGGACGACACCCTGGCGCTGCACTACCTCGTGACCCATGCGGTGTCGGACGCGGTCGCCGCCGTCATCGCGCCGCTCGCGGTCCTCGTGTACCTCTTCGTCGTCGACTGGCGGCTGGCGCTGATCCTGTTCCTGCCGATTCTGGTCTACATCATCACGACGTGGACGATGGTGTACCAGAGCGGTCCGAAGATCACCGAGGCGTCGCGGTGGGCCGAGCGGATGAACACCGAAGCCGCGGCGTATCTCGAGGGTCAGCCGGTCATTCGGGTGTTCGGTGGCGCGGCGGCCTCGTCGTTCCACCGGAGCCTCGACGACTACATCGAGTTCCTCAACGTCTGGCAGCGGCCGTTCATCGGCAAGAAGACGTTCATGGATCTGGTCACCCGTCCCTCGACATTCCTGTGGCTCATCGCCTCGGCGGGAACCCTTTTCGTCATTTCGGGTGCGATGGAGCCGACGACGCTGCTGCCGTTCCTCATCCTCGGCACCACGTTCGGCACTCGCCTGTTGGGTATCGCGTTCGGCTTCGGCGGTCTGCGCGAGGGCATGCAGGCCGCCCGCCGGATCGCCGTCACCCTCGACGAGGACGAACTGGTCACCGTGGATTCGGAGGCATCCGCGACTGCTCCAGCGCCGGGCACGGTCACGTTCGAGAACGTCGGCTTCGGTTACCGCCCAGGGGTTCCCGTCATCCACGACGTCAGTTTCACCCTGCGGCCGGGAACCGTCACCGCGCTGGTCGGCCCCTCAGGCTCCGGCAAGTCGACGCTGGCGTCGCTGCTTGCGCGGTTCCACGACATCGACACCGGCGCAATCCGGATCGACGGTCGCGACGTGCGGTCACTGACCCCCGACGAGCTGTACACCAAAGTCGGTTTCGTCTTCCAGGACGTGCAGCTGGTCCACGGCTCCGTTCACGACAACATCGCCCTGGCCCGGCCCGACGCCAGCCTCGACGACGTCAAAGCCGCGGCGACGCACGCGCAGATCCACGACCGGATCATGCGGCTGCCCAACGGATACGACACCGTGCTCGGCGCCAACAGTCAGCTGTCGGGCGGTGAACGCCAGCGCCTGACGATCGCCCGGGCGCTGCTCGCCGACACCCCGATACTGATCATGGACGAGGCGACGGCCTTCGCCGACCCGGAATCGGAATACCTTGTGCAGCAGGCGCTGGGCCGTCTCATCCAAAACCGGACCGTGCTCGTGATCGCGCATCGGCTGCACACCGTCACCGAGGCCGATCAGATCGTCGTCCTCGATCACGGACGCATCGCCGAAACCGGCACGCACACCGAACTGCTTAACGCCGACGGCCGCTACCGACAGCTGTGGGACAACCGCCTCGGCGAGACACGGGCGCAGAGCGTCCTCACCGGGGAGGCCACTCGATGA
- a CDS encoding type II toxin-antitoxin system VapB family antitoxin, with protein MIFKGVLDGRPYPEHGLSHRQWAQIPPRQIRLDELVMTTTVLALDRLLSEDSTFYGDLFPHAVKWRGDVYLEDGLHRAVRSALRNRVVLHARVFDMDAPLSEQVSM; from the coding sequence ATGATTTTCAAAGGTGTCCTGGACGGAAGGCCGTATCCGGAGCACGGGCTGTCGCATCGGCAGTGGGCGCAGATTCCGCCCCGCCAGATCCGGCTGGATGAGTTGGTGATGACCACGACGGTGCTGGCGCTCGACCGGCTGCTGTCGGAGGACTCGACGTTCTACGGCGACCTCTTTCCCCATGCGGTGAAGTGGCGCGGCGACGTCTATCTGGAGGACGGCCTGCACCGCGCGGTGCGTTCGGCGTTGCGTAACCGGGTCGTGCTGCACGCGCGGGTGTTCGACATGGATGCGCCGCTGTCCGAACAGGTTTCGATGTAG
- the hrcA gene encoding heat-inducible transcriptional repressor HrcA yields MGSAEERRFEVLRAIVADFVATKEPIGSKTLVERHNLGVSSATVRNDMAVLEAEGYIAQPHTSSGRVPTEKGYREFVDRLEDVKPLSVAERRAIQGFLESGVDLDDVLRRAVRLLAQLTRQVAIVQYPTLSTSSVRHLEVVALTPAKLLLVVITDTGRVDQRIVELGDALDEQEIAKLRDLLGQALEGKPLAAASIAVSDLASGLNDNTRLADAVGRSATVLVETLVEHSEERLMLGGTANLTRNTADFGGSLRSVLEALEEQVVVLKLLAAQQEAGKITVRIGHETEAEQMAGTSVITTAYGSSGKVYGGMGVLGPTRMDYPGTIANVAAVALYIGEVLGNR; encoded by the coding sequence GTGGGTAGCGCCGAAGAACGCCGATTCGAGGTGCTGCGCGCGATCGTCGCCGACTTCGTGGCCACCAAGGAACCGATCGGCTCGAAAACCCTCGTCGAGCGGCACAACCTCGGCGTCTCCAGCGCGACCGTCCGCAACGATATGGCGGTCCTGGAGGCCGAGGGGTACATCGCACAGCCGCACACCAGCTCGGGCCGGGTGCCCACCGAGAAGGGTTATCGCGAGTTCGTCGACCGGCTGGAAGACGTCAAACCGCTGTCGGTGGCCGAACGGCGCGCGATCCAGGGATTCCTGGAATCCGGTGTCGACCTGGACGACGTGCTGCGTCGCGCGGTCCGGTTGCTTGCGCAGCTGACCCGTCAGGTCGCGATCGTCCAGTACCCGACGCTGTCGACGTCATCCGTCCGGCACCTCGAGGTCGTCGCACTGACGCCGGCCAAGCTGCTGCTCGTCGTGATCACCGATACCGGCCGCGTCGACCAACGCATCGTCGAACTCGGCGACGCGCTGGACGAGCAGGAAATCGCCAAGCTGCGTGACCTGCTGGGCCAGGCGCTGGAGGGCAAGCCGCTGGCGGCAGCGTCGATCGCGGTCTCCGACCTCGCCTCCGGGCTCAACGACAACACACGACTCGCCGACGCGGTCGGCCGGTCGGCCACGGTCCTGGTGGAGACGCTGGTCGAGCACAGCGAGGAACGGCTGATGCTGGGCGGTACGGCCAACCTCACCCGCAACACCGCCGACTTCGGCGGGTCGCTGCGCTCGGTGCTCGAAGCACTCGAAGAGCAGGTAGTGGTCCTGAAACTGCTGGCGGCTCAGCAGGAGGCCGGCAAGATCACCGTCCGGATCGGCCACGAGACCGAGGCCGAGCAGATGGCCGGAACGTCCGTGATTACCACTGCATACGGAAGTTCGGGCAAGGTATATGGCGGCATGGGTGTGCTGGGCCCGACGAGAATGGACTATCCGGGAACTATCGCCAATGTCGCCGCGGTTGCTCTCTATATCGGGGAAGTCTTAGGCAACCGCTAG
- a CDS encoding thioesterase II family protein, producing MPNHAVEQNAQVGPLWIRKFHNRGSSERPPLLIFPHAGAGASWYRQFSKELSEDFDVILFQYPGRQDRAAEPPLTSLQDIAAGAFAEFVASEFNRGDAITTLGHSMGALVSFEFARIAEAAGVKVRQVTVLAAVAPHRAADKPPAPKDDQGLLDHLRWLGGTNADVIADPELVTMTFPVVKADHCAAETYSCDRSARIAARIQVIGGDQDPIVSMADLHGWREHSDDVDVTVFDGGHFFLLDHVADIGELLCESRIH from the coding sequence GTGCCGAACCATGCTGTAGAGCAAAACGCCCAGGTCGGCCCGTTATGGATAAGGAAATTTCACAACCGGGGCTCGTCGGAGCGACCGCCATTGTTGATCTTTCCGCATGCGGGTGCCGGCGCCTCTTGGTACAGGCAGTTCTCGAAGGAGCTGAGCGAGGACTTCGACGTCATCCTCTTCCAGTACCCGGGCCGCCAGGATCGCGCGGCCGAACCGCCGCTGACGTCGCTGCAGGACATCGCCGCGGGTGCGTTCGCCGAATTCGTCGCCTCGGAGTTCAACCGCGGGGACGCGATCACGACGCTCGGCCACAGCATGGGCGCGCTGGTGTCGTTCGAGTTCGCGAGAATCGCCGAGGCCGCCGGGGTCAAGGTGCGACAGGTCACGGTCCTGGCGGCCGTGGCGCCGCACCGTGCCGCGGACAAGCCGCCGGCGCCCAAGGATGACCAGGGACTGCTCGATCACCTGCGGTGGCTCGGGGGGACGAACGCGGACGTGATCGCCGACCCCGAACTCGTCACGATGACGTTCCCCGTCGTCAAGGCCGATCACTGTGCGGCCGAGACGTATTCATGCGACCGAAGCGCTCGCATCGCGGCCCGGATCCAGGTGATCGGCGGCGACCAGGACCCGATCGTGTCGATGGCGGACCTGCACGGGTGGCGCGAGCACAGCGACGACGTGGACGTGACGGTTTTCGACGGCGGCCACTTCTTCCTGCTCGACCATGTCGCCGACATCGGAGAGCTGTTGTGCGAGAGCAGAATTCATTGA
- the dnaJ gene encoding molecular chaperone DnaJ yields the protein MARDYYGLLGVSRGASEAEIKRAYRKLARELHPDVNPDEDAQARFKEISAAYEVLSDPEKRRIVDLGGDPLESGGAAGNGFAGFGGLGDVFEAFFGGGATSRGPIGRVRPGSDSLLRMRLDLEECATGVTKQVTVDTAVLCDLCQGKGTHGNSRPATCDTCHGRGEVQTVQRSLLGQVMTSRPCPVCGGVGEVIPDPCHRCGGDGRVRARREISVKIPAGVGDGMRVRLAAQGEVGPGGGPAGDLYVEVHEKAHDVFVRDGDDLHCTISVPMVDAALGATVTIDAILDGPTDITIGAGTQPGEVITLRGHGMPHLRSGVRGDLHAHIDVLVPTRLDHEDIELLRKLKEKRHRDTAEVRSAQSNSSGGGIFSRLRETFSGR from the coding sequence GTGGCACGCGACTATTACGGGCTGCTCGGGGTGAGCAGGGGTGCGAGCGAGGCGGAGATCAAACGCGCCTACCGCAAGCTTGCGCGGGAACTGCATCCCGACGTCAACCCGGACGAGGACGCGCAGGCGCGCTTCAAAGAGATCAGCGCCGCCTACGAAGTGCTCAGCGACCCGGAGAAGCGTCGCATCGTCGACCTCGGCGGTGATCCGCTGGAGTCCGGCGGCGCCGCGGGCAACGGCTTCGCCGGCTTCGGCGGTCTCGGCGACGTGTTCGAGGCGTTCTTCGGCGGCGGTGCCACGTCGCGCGGGCCGATCGGCCGCGTGCGGCCCGGTTCGGATTCGCTGCTGCGGATGCGACTGGACCTGGAGGAGTGTGCGACGGGGGTGACCAAGCAGGTCACGGTCGACACCGCGGTGCTGTGCGACCTGTGTCAGGGCAAAGGCACCCACGGCAATTCACGCCCGGCCACGTGCGACACCTGCCACGGCCGCGGTGAGGTGCAGACCGTGCAGCGCTCGCTGCTCGGACAGGTGATGACGTCGCGACCCTGCCCGGTGTGCGGCGGCGTCGGCGAGGTCATCCCGGATCCGTGCCACCGCTGCGGCGGCGACGGTCGCGTGCGCGCGCGTCGGGAGATCAGCGTCAAGATCCCCGCGGGCGTCGGCGACGGTATGCGTGTGCGTCTCGCCGCGCAGGGCGAGGTCGGTCCGGGCGGTGGGCCGGCGGGCGACCTGTACGTAGAGGTTCACGAGAAGGCGCACGACGTCTTCGTCCGCGACGGCGACGATCTGCACTGCACCATCTCCGTGCCGATGGTCGACGCGGCGCTCGGCGCCACCGTCACGATCGACGCGATCCTCGACGGCCCGACCGATATCACCATCGGCGCCGGAACCCAGCCTGGTGAGGTCATCACGCTGCGCGGGCATGGGATGCCGCATCTGCGGTCCGGCGTGCGGGGAGACCTGCACGCCCACATCGACGTCTTGGTGCCGACGCGGCTGGACCACGAGGACATCGAGTTGCTGCGCAAGCTCAAGGAGAAGCGCCACCGCGACACCGCCGAGGTGCGCAGCGCACAGTCGAACTCTTCCGGCGGTGGCATTTTCAGCCGGCTTCGCGAAACGTTCAGCGGTCGCTGA
- a CDS encoding DUF998 domain-containing protein, whose amino-acid sequence MTSRRRALTAAAVLWICAAVTFIGFEAIAAAAVPSYSYVAQYISVLGVPEWSPRASLMNWAFYLQAVLFLTGTIAAVQAVGGQWRGAVFLLLTTINAVGNVLVGFVHGFSPLWNDGYDWLHRLGAFLAICGGNGAVIVGSAVLGQAVSMRWYRPIGVLIGAAGLVAAGLLQTYNTWARDFMHIGLVERGSVYTIMIWQILTGVVLLVRLLVRPRRDAAPGYAEGVG is encoded by the coding sequence GTGACCAGTCGCCGGCGTGCGCTCACCGCCGCCGCCGTGCTGTGGATCTGTGCAGCCGTCACCTTCATCGGTTTCGAGGCCATCGCGGCGGCCGCCGTTCCGTCCTATAGCTATGTCGCGCAATACATCAGCGTTCTGGGTGTTCCCGAATGGTCACCGCGCGCATCGCTGATGAACTGGGCGTTCTATCTGCAGGCCGTCCTGTTCCTCACAGGGACGATCGCGGCCGTCCAGGCTGTCGGAGGTCAGTGGCGGGGCGCAGTCTTTTTGCTGCTGACCACCATCAATGCGGTCGGCAACGTGCTCGTCGGCTTCGTGCACGGTTTCTCGCCGCTGTGGAACGACGGCTACGACTGGCTGCACCGGCTCGGCGCATTTCTGGCGATCTGCGGAGGCAACGGCGCCGTCATCGTCGGGTCGGCGGTGCTGGGTCAAGCGGTGTCGATGCGCTGGTACCGGCCCATCGGGGTGCTGATCGGCGCGGCGGGCCTCGTGGCTGCCGGACTGCTGCAGACCTACAACACCTGGGCGCGCGACTTCATGCATATCGGCCTCGTCGAGCGCGGCAGTGTGTACACGATCATGATCTGGCAGATTCTCACTGGCGTCGTTCTGTTGGTCCGCCTGTTGGTCCGACCCCGACGTGACGCTGCACCGGGGTACGCGGAAGGAGTTGGTTGA